From a single Vicugna pacos chromosome 4, VicPac4, whole genome shotgun sequence genomic region:
- the GFI1B gene encoding zinc finger protein Gfi-1b, whose protein sequence is MPRSFLVKSKKAHSYHLPRAQEDEPLWPSALGPVAGDQVLSNNPVLGTLFPNQCLDWTDLKQEPEPELDQSLTRMGPAPEGPVLMSRPQDGDLPSSDSPPFYKPSFSWDTLASSYGHSYRQAPSTMQSAFLERSVSLYGSPLVPSAEPPLDFSLHYSPGMDAYHCVKCNKVFSTPHGLEVHVRRSHSGTRPFACDVCGKTFGHAVSLEQHTHVHSQERSFECRMCGKAFKRSSTLSTHLLIHSDTRPYPCQFCGKRFHQKSDMKKHTYIHTGEKPHKCQVCGKAFSQSSNLITHSRKHTGFKPFSCELCTKGFQRKVDLRRHRESQHNLK, encoded by the exons ATGCCACGCTCCTTCCTGGTCAAGAGCAAGAAGGCTCACAGCTACCACCTGCCCCGCGCCCAGGAGGATGAGCCGCTCTGGCCTTCTGCCCTCGGCCCTG TGGCCGGGGACCAGGTCCTGAGCAACAACCCTGTCCTCGGCACCCTGTTCCCAAACCAGTGCCTGGACTGGACTGACCTCAAGCAGGAGCCAGAACCAGAGCTGGACCAGAGCTTGACCAGGATGGGCCCGGCCCCAG AGGGCCCTGTTTTGATGTCCCGACCCCAGGATGGGGACTTGCCATCCTCCGACTCACCCCCATTCTAcaagcccagcttctcctgggacACCTTGGCTTCATCCTATGGCCACAGCTACAGGCAGGCCCCCTCCACCATGCAGTCTGCCTTCTTGGAGCGCTCCGTCAGCCTGTACGGCAGCCCTCTGGTGCCCAGCGCCGAGCCGCCCTTGGACTTCAGCCTCCACTACTCCCCGGGCATGGACGCGTACCACTGCGTCAAGTGTAACAAG GTGTTCTCCACCCCGCATGGGCTTGAAGTGCACGTCCGCCGCTCCCACAGCGGGACCCGGCCCTTCGCCTGTGACGTCTGCGGCAAAACCTTCGGCCATGCCGTGAGCCTGGAGCAGCACACGCATGTCCACTCCCAG GAGCGCAGCTTCGAGTGCCGAATGTGCGGCAAAGCCTTCAAGCGCTCGTCCACCCTGTCCACCCACCTGCTCATCCACTCGGACACGCGGCCCTACCCCTGCCAGTTCTGCGGCAAGCGCTTCCACCAGAAGTCGGACATGAAGAAGCACACCTACATCCACACTG GTGAGAAACCACACAAGTGCCAGGTGTGCGGGAAGGCCTTCAGCCAGAGCTCCAACCTCATCACCCACAGCCGGAAGCACACAGGCTTCAAGCCCTTCAGCTGTGAGCTGTGCACCAAAGGCTTCCAGCGCAAGGTGGACCTGCGACGCCATCGCGAGAGCCAGCACAACCTCAAGTGA